Part of the Mycolicibacterium mengxianglii genome is shown below.
GGTGACCCTTTTCTTGCCGACTGCCCGGCGCGTCTGGCGGTCGAGTTGATCGCCGACAAGTGGACGGTGGTCGTGCTTTACGGCCTCAGCAAGGGCCCGGTGCGCCATGGCGAGCTGATCGATCTGATCGGCGGTATCTCCCGCAAGATGCTCACGCAGACGCTTCGACGGCTCGAGTCGCACGGACTCGTGCACCGTCACTCATATGCCGAGGTGCCGCCGCGCGTCGAGTACGAGCTCACCCCTCTCGGAGCGACGCTGATCGATCCGATCCACACACTGACCGAATGGGCCAGGGCCAACGGCGATGCGGTCCTGGATGCGCTCGGCAACGATTCCGAGCCCGTCGCACCCCACGGCTGAGTCGAACTCAGGGTGGTCAGGCTCGCTGGGCCGCGCCAGCACGAGACCCGAGCGGGTTGACGAGCACCGTGGTGTCCTTCCCGACCGGCATACCTAAGCGGAGGCGCCCGACGAGGGCTGCTGTCTCTGAGCAGTGTCCTCGAGGACCGGCGCCCCGTCCGAACCGCCGCGCAGCCCGAATGTCATCCGGGACAGGATCCCGTCGCGCAGTGCGATGGTGTGCAGCAGTACCCCGCTGA
Proteins encoded:
- a CDS encoding winged helix-turn-helix transcriptional regulator; its protein translation is MSGFGPGDPFLADCPARLAVELIADKWTVVVLYGLSKGPVRHGELIDLIGGISRKMLTQTLRRLESHGLVHRHSYAEVPPRVEYELTPLGATLIDPIHTLTEWARANGDAVLDALGNDSEPVAPHG